CTCTACGTCGTGCTGCTCGGCGTGCTGGGCGGCGTGCTCCTCTACTGGTCGTGGGCCGCGGCGTCGTGAGCGCGAGGAAGGATGCTCATGCACGGTGATCCGGTGCTGACCCTGATGATCTTCATCCCGCTGGTCGGGATGGCGGTGGTGCTCGCCCTCCCGTCGCGGGCGCACGACGCCATCCGCTGGACGTCCACGCTCTTCAGCGCGCCGCCGCTCCTCCTCGCCGTCCGCGTCCTGCACGGCTTCCGCCCCGACGCGGGCTTCCAGCTCGTGCACCGCGGGCCCTGGATCGACGCCTTCGACATCGAATACTTCGTCGGCGTCGACGGCATCAGCATCACCATGGTCGTGCTGACCGCGCTGCTCTGCTTCCTCTGCATGATCGCGTCGTTCGGGATCGAGAAGGGAGTGAAGGGCTACTACGCGCTCTTCCTCCTCCTCGAGACCGGCATGCTCGGCGTCTTCTGCGCGCTCGATTTCTTCCTGTTCTTCGTCTTCTGGGAGGTGATGCTGCTCCCGATGTACTTCCTGATCGGCATCTGGGGCGGCCCGCGTCGCGAGTACGCGGCGATCAAGTTCTTCCTCTACACGCTGCTCGGGTCGGTGCTGATGCTGGTCACGATCCTCTACCTGTACTTCGCCTCCGATCCGCACTCCTTCGACATGACGCAGCTCAGCCGGACGGCCCACGTCACGATAAACGTCCAGCTCCTGCTCTGGCTGGCGCTCTTCATCGGCTTCGCGATCAAGATCCCGGCGTTCCCGTTCCACACCTGGCTCCCGGACGCGCACGTCGAGGCGCCCACGGCGATCTCGGTCATCCTCGCCGGCGTGCTGCTCAAGATGGGGACGTACGGCATCCTGCGCATCAACTACGGCATCCTGCCTGCGGCGACGCTCGCGCCGGCGTGGCACGGGCGGAGCCTGGCGTTCTGGCTGCTCGCCGCGCTCGGCACGTTCAACATCGTCTACGGCGCCCTCGCCGCCATGGCCCAGACGGACCTGAAGAAGCTCGTCGCCTACTCGAGCATCAGCCACATGGGCTACGTGATGCTCGGCATGGCCGCCTTCACGCCGCAAGGGATCAACGGGGCGGTCCTCCAGATGTTCAACCACGGCACCGTGACGGCGATGCTCTTCCTCCTGGTCGGCGTGATCTACGACCGCGCCCATCACCGCGACATCGCCGGCTTCGGCGGCCTGGCCTCGATCATGCCGGTGTACACGGGCGTGACGGGCCTCGCCTTCTTCGCGGCCATGGGCCTGCCCGGGCTCTCGGCGTTCATCTCCGAGGCGCTCGTGCTGCTCGGGGCCTGGCAGAACTACCCGCTGCTCACGGTGATCGGCGCGAGCGCCGTCGTCCTGACCGCCGGCTACCTCCTCTGGACCCTCCAGCGCATGTTTTTGGGGAAGCCCAACGAGAAGTACCTGACCCTCCCCGAGATCAACGCCCGCGAGCTCTTCACGCTCGTCCCGCTCGGCGCGATCGTGATCTTCCTCGGCATCTACCCGACGCCAATCCTCGACCTGCAGAGCCCGGCGCTCGTCCGCCTGAACGATCACGTGACGCAGGCCGCGGCGCGGACGGCGGGCACGGAGCGCGTCGCCGTCGCGCGCTAGCGATGGGCACCACCGAGAGCCTCGCCTACTTCCACCCGGAGCTGGTGCTCGCGGCCGCCATCCTCGCCGTCATCTTCGTCGACCTGGCGCTCACCGGGCGCGCGGGCCGGCAGGCGAGCGAGTGGCCGGGCAATCTGGCGCTGGCCGGCGTGGGCGCGGCGCTCGTCCTGACCCGCGGACTCCGTCCGCTCGACGTGCGCGGGGCCTGGCTCTTCAACGGCATGATCGTGCTCGACGCGTTCAGCGTGTTCTTCAAGGTGCTGCTCGGCCTGGCGCTGCTCGCCGTCGTCTGGATGTCGCTGTCGTCGAGGGAGATCCGTGCGCAGCCGAACGAGGGCGAGTACTATGCGCTCCTCCTCTCGAGCGGGCTCGGGATGTTCCTCATGGC
The sequence above is drawn from the Deltaproteobacteria bacterium genome and encodes:
- a CDS encoding NADH-quinone oxidoreductase subunit M, which gives rise to MLMHGDPVLTLMIFIPLVGMAVVLALPSRAHDAIRWTSTLFSAPPLLLAVRVLHGFRPDAGFQLVHRGPWIDAFDIEYFVGVDGISITMVVLTALLCFLCMIASFGIEKGVKGYYALFLLLETGMLGVFCALDFFLFFVFWEVMLLPMYFLIGIWGGPRREYAAIKFFLYTLLGSVLMLVTILYLYFASDPHSFDMTQLSRTAHVTINVQLLLWLALFIGFAIKIPAFPFHTWLPDAHVEAPTAISVILAGVLLKMGTYGILRINYGILPAATLAPAWHGRSLAFWLLAALGTFNIVYGALAAMAQTDLKKLVAYSSISHMGYVMLGMAAFTPQGINGAVLQMFNHGTVTAMLFLLVGVIYDRAHHRDIAGFGGLASIMPVYTGVTGLAFFAAMGLPGLSAFISEALVLLGAWQNYPLLTVIGASAVVLTAGYLLWTLQRMFLGKPNEKYLTLPEINARELFTLVPLGAIVIFLGIYPTPILDLQSPALVRLNDHVTQAAARTAGTERVAVAR